A window of Branchiostoma floridae strain S238N-H82 unplaced genomic scaffold, Bfl_VNyyK Sc7u5tJ_818, whole genome shotgun sequence contains these coding sequences:
- the LOC118409020 gene encoding uncharacterized protein LOC118409020 has translation MLCRGKGLGIEHTMTCVLTRVSTPDQNGVMSSPPVLRADATLVNRSILPLLRELRKPDGPPEEDQLARFEAETPLSAYNAGEIAARIGALTGEPPEDLMEMAGMDPKAEASMRKLAHCAILAANNITAAQPIKQDKASRDAAQAAVGLVEDDPSTSEDGPSTSGLGRKDGKRPATAPPKAAPGRQGKKSKRDPASSSESDSDDDDMEDDEVECQLRRVKRVCQDPFIHLYPARLQNAVRRLVRAAKEAGHKRLSRFKVVQGFLAGTAASPTIGKHVGKMLMTKEELRFSASQVYLSLCTATTSGASFVEARCCLPGVPSP, from the exons ATGCTTTGCAGGGGGAAGGGTCTAGGTATAGAACACACCATGACATGTGTCCTCACTCGGGTTTCGACGCCCGACCAGAACGGAGTGATGTCTTCCCCTCCCGTTCTGCGCGCGGACGCCACCCTGGTGAACCGTAGCATCCTCCCGCTTTTGCGGGAGTTGCGAAAGCCCGACGGTCCGCCTGAGGAGGACCAACTAGCACGGTTTGAGGCCGAGACACCTCTCTCGGCATACAATGCTGGGGAGATTGCGGCACGGATTGGGGCACTGACTGGGGAGCCCCCGGAGGATCTGATGGAGATGGCCGGCATGGACCCCAAGGCCGAGGCCTCCATGAGGAAGCTGGCACACTGCGCCATCCTGGCCGCCAATAACATCACGGCGGCCCAACCCATCAAGCAGGACAAGGCCAGCAGGGACGCCGCTCAGGCCGCCGTCGGTCTGGTCGAGGATGACCCGTCGACCTCCGAGGATGGCCCGTCGACCTCCGGCCTTGGTAGGAAAGACGGGAAGAGGCCAGCGACAGCCCCGCCGAAAGCCGCCCCTGGACGACAGGGGAAGAAGTCAAAGAGGGACCCGGCCAGCAGCTCTGAGTCGGACTCTGACGACGATGACATGGAG GATGATGAGGTGGAGTGCCAGTTGCGGCGGGTGAAGCGGGTCTGTCAGGACCCGTTTATACATCTATATCCGGCCAGACTACAGAATGCCGTGAGGAGGCTGGTGAGGGCGGCCAAGGAGGCTGGCCACAAGAGGCTGAGTCGGTTTAAGGTGGTGCAGGGTTTCCTTGCGGGCACAGCCGCCAGCCCGACAATAGGAAAACACGTCGGGAAAATGCTCATGACGAAGGAGGAGCTCCGTTTCTCGGCGTCACAGGTGTATTTGTCTCTTTGTACAGCCACTACCAGCGGTGCCTCGTTTGTGGAAGCCCGCTGTTGCCTGCCCGGAGTGCCATCACCCTAA